One window of the Salvia splendens isolate huo1 chromosome 1, SspV2, whole genome shotgun sequence genome contains the following:
- the LOC121811475 gene encoding putative 1-phosphatidylinositol-3-phosphate 5-kinase FAB1D isoform X3 produces the protein MCHYCGEKLAKSSDCTEQGNEYSPELDSGPLIQSCKLCGKKIYKESPNRENSSSCAMPSISVSASLKSIESTTSNCSDISVVANSCERGCIEDSGTDSSQEDFSSSSKGNMDDSVSAINLNGFRQDDDAVKPDSKQVSHVDSLRPSENIGHTETAEVKAVLDNKVERSISYVDESSEVSSLNDEINAEFWLPPEPDDQENEVFGSISNYDDDDDECGYGAAWAKPSSLRSFEEEGSGSHRFKEEKLKAMHDVKHGKFRSLISQLVKSVGVYSSGNSGEDWVDIVTSLSWEAASYVRPDTHEGKAMDPDGYVKIKCIATGSRTQSQLIKGLVFKKHAAHKHMPTKYKSPRLLLIHGALELSAGGLSSFESMQQENDNLKTIIDMIDMYHPNVMLVEKSVSRDIQESILAKGITLVFDMKFHRLERVTRCIGSPILASEVGIGQKLRQCDSFRIEKFVEEYAAPKEGGKKQSKTLIFLEGAPTRLACTILLMGANSDELKRIKCVVRCAVVMAYHLMLETSFLLDQTAMFSTISPNEMIDLALTDINSTLDKPQIPISSPEGDSSVSIEACNPETFPGLSISTSIQRVMDDSFPLFSNSPQKKLSLLGSDLTNKDGPDEKYNVQISSLQEEAEYCYDKPKARHEGENLLNNEQPHQLESSDTLENCDVKDEINSVLDSESILVLMSSRNASLGSICEHRHFSHIKFYRSFDVPLGKFLQDNLLNQRLQCKVCDEPPEAHFFYYAHHNEQLTIQVRRLPARKVLPGEAEGKLWMWSRCGRCKLSDGSPKSTKRVLISTSACGLSFGKFLELSFSNHSSFSSSSCCGHSYHKDFIYFFGLGPMVAMFKYSLVSTYSVSLPPQMVQFNYSGGGEFLKKDSESVYSKGISMFLEIEKCLMDLRNRYVGVTLKIQGSDMEFSDIVEMLREERSQFEVEIQNATNGSEDGAVCKILSLNRVRLDLMLESCIWDRRLHALLSSEFKVIGSDLVKEDGIFRQPSSEADTGVEEISESEFKQDFDGSDDYPIKEIPIDGDVEGSNGDKSTLTVAENIDRLNENGAGSHDFLVKPTSEDHFDSLEGNSKQENHDSGMELQTGRIISISSDMEGVGSDSNNSLRFKHYLSMFSNLENGKGWVWAPFTDIRREYLEDLQRGYLPKFESCSSYTAESTAQKLISDEGSRLHIPLGMDDYIVSDYEDEFSSIIACALTLLKDDAVATEDLAADVQRERGIDTKSFEGSQSLLRIFSLTAPNWSSFGSFDLDSMHSPSASMGDLHSSSFDGLNLLESLVSYGASHPEVSMGLGKYPGKRKYSVVCVYASQFRQLRDRCCPSEVSYIASLSRCRYWNAKGGKSKSFFAKTLDDRFILKEIKRTEFESFMKFAPNYFDYMNECYEKGNQTCLAKILGIYQVVIRATKYGKETRHDLIVMENLSFGRQISKQYDLKGALHARLTAGNDAEDVLLDQNFVNDMNISPLYVSRRSKRNLQRAVYNDTNFLNSINVMDYSLLVGVDTQRRELVGGIIDYLRQYTWDKYLESWVKSSLVVPKNVQPTIVSPREYKKRFRKFIDTHFLSVPDHWCSRRSSNPCQLCGPSLGTGSFKARSFKQGSEDEDSSNGASCEQGTHGAGSLKSPAHGEQDGPFS, from the exons ATGTGCCATTACTGTGGTGAAAAGCTCGCAAAATCAAGCGACTGCACAGAACAGGGAAATGAGTATTCTCCAGAACTAGATAGTGGGCCTTTGATCCAGTCCTGCAAGTTGTGCGGTAAGAAGATCTATAAAGAAAGTCCAAACCGAGAAAATTCCAGTTCTTGCGCAATGCCATCAATCAGTGTGTCTGCTTCTCTAAAAAGCATCGAAAGTACCACATCGAACTGCA GTGATATTTCAGTTGTTGCAAACTCATGCGAGAG GGGATGCATAGAGGATAGCGGCACAGATAGTAGTCAAGAAGATTTTAGTTCCTCATCAAAGGGAAACATGGATGATTCTGTTTCAGCAATTAATTTAAATGGTTTTCGCCAAGATGATGATGCGGTGAAGCCTGATAGTAAGCAAGTCAGCCATGTTGATAGTTTGAGGCCTAGTGAAAATATAGGACATACAGAAACTGCAGAAGTTAAGGCAGTGTTGGATAACAAAGTGGAAAGATCAATTTCTTATGTAGATGAGTCATCTGAAGTGTCATCTTTGAATGATGAAATAAATGCTGAGTTTTGGCTTCCTCCAGAACCAGATGACCAAGAGAATGAGGTGTTCGGAAGTATATCAAACTATGATGACGACGATGATGAGTGTGGCTATGGTGCGGCCTGGGCTAAGCCTAGTTCCTTGAGAAGCTTTGAAGAAGAAGGCAGTGGAAGTCATAGGTTCAAAGAGGAAAAACTTAAAGCCATGCATGACGTGAAGCATGGTAAATTTAGGTCTCTCATTAGTCAACTGGTGAAATCAGTGGGTGTCTATTCTTCTGGAAACAGCGGTGAGGATTGGGTTGATATAGTGACTTCTCTATCATGGGAGGCTGCTAGTTATGTTAGACCAGATACACATGAGGGTAAGGCAATGGATCCGGATGGATATGTAAAGATTAAATGTATTGCAACTGGTTCCCGCACACAAAG TCAACTGATTAAAGGGCTAGTCTTCAAAAAGCATGCTGCTCACAAACACATGCCAACAAAGTATAAAAGCCCAAGACTGCTGCTGATCCACGGTGCACTTGAACTTTCTGCGGGCGGTTTGTCATCATTTGAATCAATGCAGCAG GAGAACGACAATTTGAAAACTATCATTGATATGATAGACATGTACCATCCTAATGTGATGTTGGTTGAGAAATCAGTTTCTCGTGACATACAAGAGTCTATTCTAGCAAAAGGAATTACACTAGTCTTTGATATGAAGTTCCACCGCTTGGAAAGAGTTACTCGTTGCATTGGGTCACCTATATTGGCCTCCGAGGTTGGAATAGGTCAAAAACTTAGGCAGTGTGACTCCTTTCGTATTGAAAAGTTTGTAGAAGAATATGCTGCTCCTAAGGAAGGTGGGAAAAAACAAAGCAAAACATTAATATTCCTGGAGGGTGCTCCTACTAGGCTTGCTTGTACA ATCCTGCTGATGGGAGCTAACAGCGATGAACTGAAAAGAATTAAATGTGTAGTACGCTGTGCGGTTGTCATGGCATATCATCTTATGCTTGAGACTTCTTTCCTATTAGATCAAACTGCAATGTTCTCCACAATTTCTCCCAATGAGATGATTGATCTAGCACTTACTGATATAAATTCAACACTG GACAAGCCACAGATTCCGATCTCATCACCGGAAGGCGATTCTTCAGTGTCAATAGAAGCATGCAATCCTGAAACATTTCCTGGTCTGTCTATTTCAACATCTATCCAGAGAGTTATGGATGATAGTTTTCCTCTGTTTTCCAACTCTCCTCAGAAAAAGCTGAGTCTGCTTGGTTCTGATTTAACAAATAAGGATGGTCCAGATGAAAAATATAATGTTCAGATCTCTAGTCTTCAAGAGGAAGCGGAATATTGTTATGATAAGCCCAAAGCTAGACATGAGGGAGAGAATTTACTGAACAATGAACAGCCCCATCAGCTAGAATCTTCAGACACATTGGAAAACTGTGATGTCAAGGATGAGATCAATTCAGTCTTAGATTCTGAGAGCATATTGGTTCTGATGTCCAGCCGCAATGCTTCACTTGGAAGTATTTGCGAGCACCGCCATTTTTCCCATATTAAGTTTTACCGCAGTTTTGATGTTCCACTTGGCAAGTTTTTGCAGGATAATTTACTCAATCAG AGACTCCAGTGTAAAGTTTGTGACGAACCGCCTGAGGCACACTTCTTCTACTATGCACATCACAATGAACAACTTACAATCCAAGTTAGACGTCTTCCTGCAAGAAAAGTTCTGCCAGGGGAAGCTGAAGGGAAGCTTTGGATGTGGAGTCGCTGTGGGCGGTGTAAACTCAGTGATGGTAGCCCAAAATCCACAAAAAGGGTATTAATATCCACTTCCGCCTGCGGGTTGTCATTTGGAAAGTTTTTGGAACTGAGTTTTTCGAATCACTCTTCATTCAGTAGTTCATCCTGCTGTGGTCATTCTTACCACAAGGATTTCATCTACTTCTTCGG ACTGGGTCCCATGGTTGCAATGTTCAAGTACTCTCTAGTTTCGACCTACTCAGTTTCGCTTCCACCTCAGATGGTGCAGTTTAACTATTCAGGCGGAGGAGAGTTTCTTAAGAAAGATTCTGAGAGT GTGTACTCGAAAGGGATCTCAATGTTCCTTGAGATCGAAAAGTGTTTGATGGATCTCAGAAATCGTTATGTTGGGGTAACCTTGAAAATTCAAGGTTCAGATATGGAATTTTCTGATATTGTGGAGATGTTGAGAGAGGAAAGGTCTCAATTTGAG gTTGAGATTCAAAATGCAACAAATGGAAGTGAGGATGGTGCTGTTTGTAAGATCCTAAGCTTGAATAGAGTGCGATTGGATCTTATGCTGGAATCATGCATATGGGATCGGAGATTACATGCATTGCTCTCTTCAGAATTTAAGGTGATTGGTTCGGATTTAGTGAAGGAAGATGGCATTTTCAGACAGCCATCAAGCGAGGCTGATACTGGTGTTGAGGAAATTTCTGAATCCGAATTCAAGCAAGATTTTGATGGAAGTGATGACTATCCAATTAAAGAAATACCTATTGATGGAGATGTAGAAGGATCTAATGGAGATAAATCTACACTAACTGTGGCAGAAAATATTGATAGATTGAATGAAAATGGAGCAGGATCCCATGATTTCTTGGTGAAACCCACTTCAGAAGATCATTTTGATTCTCTTGAAGGAAACTCTAAACAGGAAAATCACGATTCAGGTATGGAATTGCAGACTGGTCGCATAATATCGATATCTTCAGACATGGAAGGGGTTGGTTCCGATTCTAATAATTCTTTGAGATTTAAGCATTATCTTTCTATGTTCTCCAACCTGGAAAATGGTAAAGGCTGGGTCTGGGCACCCTTTACAGATATCCGACGTGAATACCTTGAAGATCTCCAGAGAGGATACTTGCCGAAATTTGAATCTTGTAGTAGCTATACTGCAGAGTCTACAGCTCAAAAATTGATCTCTGACGAGGGTTCCAGATTGCACATTCCTCTTGGCATGGATGACTATATTGTGTCTGACTATGAAGATGAATTCTCAAGCATAATAGCCTGTGCTTTGACCCTATTAAAGGATGATGCTGTAGCGACGGAAGATCTGGCAGCGGATGTTCAGAGAGAAAGAGGAATCGATACAAAATCCTTTGAGGGTTCTCAGAGCTTACTGCGAATATTTTCTTTGACAGCCCCTAATTGGTCCTCTTTTGGATCTTTCGATTTGGATAGCATGCATTCTCCTTCTGCATCCATGGGTGATCTACATTCTTCAAGTTTTGATGGTTTAAATTTGTTAGAATCATTAGTCTCCTATGGTGCAAGCCATCCAGAAGTCTCTATGGGTTTGGGGAAATATCCAGGGAAGCGTAAGTACTCTGTTGTATGTGTATACGCAAGCCAGTTCCGTCAGTTGCGGGATCGATGTTGTCCTTCAGAAGTTAGTTATATTGCTTCCCTAAGCCGTTGTAGGTATTGGAATGCTAAAGGTGGAAAGAGTAAGTCTTTTTTTGCAAAAACACTAGATGACAGGTTCATCCTTAAGGAAATCAAGAGGACAGAGTTTGAGTCATTCATGAAGTTCGCCCCAAACTACTTTGACTACATGAATGAGTGCTATGAGAAAGGAAACCAGACATGTCTTGCTAAGATTCTTGGCATCTACCAG GTTGTCATAAGAGCAACAAAGTATGGGAAGGAAACCCGACACGATCTCATAGTGATGGAGAATCTTTCATTTGGTCGACAGATTTCCAAACAGTATGATCTTAAGGGGGCGTTGCATGCTCGATTAACTGCTGGCAATGATGCTGAGGATGTTCTTTTGGATCAAAATTTTGTGAATGATATGAATATATCACCTCTCTATGTCAGCAGGAGATCAAAGCGGAATCTGCAGCGGGCTGTGTATAATGATACTAATTTCCTCAAT TCGATCAACGTGATGGACTACTCTCTTCTGGTAGGAGTGGATACACAGCGTCGCGAATTGGTGGGTGGTATCATAGACTACCTCAGGCAGTATACTTGGGACAAATATCTCGAGAGCTGGGTCAAGTCTTCACTTGTTGTTCCCAAAAATGTGCAGCCAACTATTGTCTCTCCAAGAGAATATAAGAAGAGATTTAGGAAGTTCATAGACACACACTTTTTGAGTGTTCCAGATCACTGGTGTTCCCGGAGATCTTCCAACCCTTGCCAACTCTGCGGTCCTTCCTTAGGAACTGGTTCATTTAAAGCAAGATCCTTTAAGCAAGGCAGTGAAGATGAAGATTCATCCAATGGAGCATCTTGTGAACAAGGGACACATGGAGCTGGTTCTTTGAAATCCCCAGCTCATGGTGAACAAGACGGCCCCTTTTCTTGA
- the LOC121811475 gene encoding putative 1-phosphatidylinositol-3-phosphate 5-kinase FAB1D isoform X1 codes for MCHYCGEKLAKSSDCTEQGNEYSPELDSGPLIQSCKLCGKKIYKESPNRENSSSCAMPSISVSASLKSIESTTSNCSDISVVANSCERGCIEDSGTDSSQEDFSSSSKGNMDDSVSAINLNGFRQDDDAVKPDSKQVSHVDSLRPSENIGHTETAEVKAVLDNKVERSISYVDESSEVSSLNDEINAEFWLPPEPDDQENEVFGSISNYDDDDDECGYGAAWAKPSSLRSFEEEGSGSHRFKEEKLKAMHDVKHGKFRSLISQLVKSVGVYSSGNSGEDWVDIVTSLSWEAASYVRPDTHEGKAMDPDGYVKIKCIATGSRTQSQLIKGLVFKKHAAHKHMPTKYKSPRLLLIHGALELSAGGLSSFESMQQENDNLKTIIDMIDMYHPNVMLVEKSVSRDIQESILAKGITLVFDMKFHRLERVTRCIGSPILASEVGIGQKLRQCDSFRIEKFVEEYAAPKEGGKKQSKTLIFLEGAPTRLACTILLMGANSDELKRIKCVVRCAVVMAYHLMLETSFLLDQTAMFSTISPNEMIDLALTDINSTLVGTNESTAFADMPCDTELNKPLALDFRLSDQDKPQIPISSPEGDSSVSIEACNPETFPGLSISTSIQRVMDDSFPLFSNSPQKKLSLLGSDLTNKDGPDEKYNVQISSLQEEAEYCYDKPKARHEGENLLNNEQPHQLESSDTLENCDVKDEINSVLDSESILVLMSSRNASLGSICEHRHFSHIKFYRSFDVPLGKFLQDNLLNQRLQCKVCDEPPEAHFFYYAHHNEQLTIQVRRLPARKVLPGEAEGKLWMWSRCGRCKLSDGSPKSTKRVLISTSACGLSFGKFLELSFSNHSSFSSSSCCGHSYHKDFIYFFGLGPMVAMFKYSLVSTYSVSLPPQMVQFNYSGGGEFLKKDSESVYSKGISMFLEIEKCLMDLRNRYVGVTLKIQGSDMEFSDIVEMLREERSQFEVEIQNATNGSEDGAVCKILSLNRVRLDLMLESCIWDRRLHALLSSEFKVIGSDLVKEDGIFRQPSSEADTGVEEISESEFKQDFDGSDDYPIKEIPIDGDVEGSNGDKSTLTVAENIDRLNENGAGSHDFLVKPTSEDHFDSLEGNSKQENHDSGMELQTGRIISISSDMEGVGSDSNNSLRFKHYLSMFSNLENGKGWVWAPFTDIRREYLEDLQRGYLPKFESCSSYTAESTAQKLISDEGSRLHIPLGMDDYIVSDYEDEFSSIIACALTLLKDDAVATEDLAADVQRERGIDTKSFEGSQSLLRIFSLTAPNWSSFGSFDLDSMHSPSASMGDLHSSSFDGLNLLESLVSYGASHPEVSMGLGKYPGKRKYSVVCVYASQFRQLRDRCCPSEVSYIASLSRCRYWNAKGGKSKSFFAKTLDDRFILKEIKRTEFESFMKFAPNYFDYMNECYEKGNQTCLAKILGIYQVVIRATKYGKETRHDLIVMENLSFGRQISKQYDLKGALHARLTAGNDAEDVLLDQNFVNDMNISPLYVSRRSKRNLQRAVYNDTNFLNSINVMDYSLLVGVDTQRRELVGGIIDYLRQYTWDKYLESWVKSSLVVPKNVQPTIVSPREYKKRFRKFIDTHFLSVPDHWCSRRSSNPCQLCGPSLGTGSFKARSFKQGSEDEDSSNGASCEQGTHGAGSLKSPAHGEQDGPFS; via the exons ATGTGCCATTACTGTGGTGAAAAGCTCGCAAAATCAAGCGACTGCACAGAACAGGGAAATGAGTATTCTCCAGAACTAGATAGTGGGCCTTTGATCCAGTCCTGCAAGTTGTGCGGTAAGAAGATCTATAAAGAAAGTCCAAACCGAGAAAATTCCAGTTCTTGCGCAATGCCATCAATCAGTGTGTCTGCTTCTCTAAAAAGCATCGAAAGTACCACATCGAACTGCA GTGATATTTCAGTTGTTGCAAACTCATGCGAGAG GGGATGCATAGAGGATAGCGGCACAGATAGTAGTCAAGAAGATTTTAGTTCCTCATCAAAGGGAAACATGGATGATTCTGTTTCAGCAATTAATTTAAATGGTTTTCGCCAAGATGATGATGCGGTGAAGCCTGATAGTAAGCAAGTCAGCCATGTTGATAGTTTGAGGCCTAGTGAAAATATAGGACATACAGAAACTGCAGAAGTTAAGGCAGTGTTGGATAACAAAGTGGAAAGATCAATTTCTTATGTAGATGAGTCATCTGAAGTGTCATCTTTGAATGATGAAATAAATGCTGAGTTTTGGCTTCCTCCAGAACCAGATGACCAAGAGAATGAGGTGTTCGGAAGTATATCAAACTATGATGACGACGATGATGAGTGTGGCTATGGTGCGGCCTGGGCTAAGCCTAGTTCCTTGAGAAGCTTTGAAGAAGAAGGCAGTGGAAGTCATAGGTTCAAAGAGGAAAAACTTAAAGCCATGCATGACGTGAAGCATGGTAAATTTAGGTCTCTCATTAGTCAACTGGTGAAATCAGTGGGTGTCTATTCTTCTGGAAACAGCGGTGAGGATTGGGTTGATATAGTGACTTCTCTATCATGGGAGGCTGCTAGTTATGTTAGACCAGATACACATGAGGGTAAGGCAATGGATCCGGATGGATATGTAAAGATTAAATGTATTGCAACTGGTTCCCGCACACAAAG TCAACTGATTAAAGGGCTAGTCTTCAAAAAGCATGCTGCTCACAAACACATGCCAACAAAGTATAAAAGCCCAAGACTGCTGCTGATCCACGGTGCACTTGAACTTTCTGCGGGCGGTTTGTCATCATTTGAATCAATGCAGCAG GAGAACGACAATTTGAAAACTATCATTGATATGATAGACATGTACCATCCTAATGTGATGTTGGTTGAGAAATCAGTTTCTCGTGACATACAAGAGTCTATTCTAGCAAAAGGAATTACACTAGTCTTTGATATGAAGTTCCACCGCTTGGAAAGAGTTACTCGTTGCATTGGGTCACCTATATTGGCCTCCGAGGTTGGAATAGGTCAAAAACTTAGGCAGTGTGACTCCTTTCGTATTGAAAAGTTTGTAGAAGAATATGCTGCTCCTAAGGAAGGTGGGAAAAAACAAAGCAAAACATTAATATTCCTGGAGGGTGCTCCTACTAGGCTTGCTTGTACA ATCCTGCTGATGGGAGCTAACAGCGATGAACTGAAAAGAATTAAATGTGTAGTACGCTGTGCGGTTGTCATGGCATATCATCTTATGCTTGAGACTTCTTTCCTATTAGATCAAACTGCAATGTTCTCCACAATTTCTCCCAATGAGATGATTGATCTAGCACTTACTGATATAAATTCAACACTGGTAGGGACTAATGAGTCAACTGCTTTTGCTGATATGCCATGTGACACAGAATTGAACAAGCCACTTGCACTTGATTTTCGCTTGTCTGATCAGGACAAGCCACAGATTCCGATCTCATCACCGGAAGGCGATTCTTCAGTGTCAATAGAAGCATGCAATCCTGAAACATTTCCTGGTCTGTCTATTTCAACATCTATCCAGAGAGTTATGGATGATAGTTTTCCTCTGTTTTCCAACTCTCCTCAGAAAAAGCTGAGTCTGCTTGGTTCTGATTTAACAAATAAGGATGGTCCAGATGAAAAATATAATGTTCAGATCTCTAGTCTTCAAGAGGAAGCGGAATATTGTTATGATAAGCCCAAAGCTAGACATGAGGGAGAGAATTTACTGAACAATGAACAGCCCCATCAGCTAGAATCTTCAGACACATTGGAAAACTGTGATGTCAAGGATGAGATCAATTCAGTCTTAGATTCTGAGAGCATATTGGTTCTGATGTCCAGCCGCAATGCTTCACTTGGAAGTATTTGCGAGCACCGCCATTTTTCCCATATTAAGTTTTACCGCAGTTTTGATGTTCCACTTGGCAAGTTTTTGCAGGATAATTTACTCAATCAG AGACTCCAGTGTAAAGTTTGTGACGAACCGCCTGAGGCACACTTCTTCTACTATGCACATCACAATGAACAACTTACAATCCAAGTTAGACGTCTTCCTGCAAGAAAAGTTCTGCCAGGGGAAGCTGAAGGGAAGCTTTGGATGTGGAGTCGCTGTGGGCGGTGTAAACTCAGTGATGGTAGCCCAAAATCCACAAAAAGGGTATTAATATCCACTTCCGCCTGCGGGTTGTCATTTGGAAAGTTTTTGGAACTGAGTTTTTCGAATCACTCTTCATTCAGTAGTTCATCCTGCTGTGGTCATTCTTACCACAAGGATTTCATCTACTTCTTCGG ACTGGGTCCCATGGTTGCAATGTTCAAGTACTCTCTAGTTTCGACCTACTCAGTTTCGCTTCCACCTCAGATGGTGCAGTTTAACTATTCAGGCGGAGGAGAGTTTCTTAAGAAAGATTCTGAGAGT GTGTACTCGAAAGGGATCTCAATGTTCCTTGAGATCGAAAAGTGTTTGATGGATCTCAGAAATCGTTATGTTGGGGTAACCTTGAAAATTCAAGGTTCAGATATGGAATTTTCTGATATTGTGGAGATGTTGAGAGAGGAAAGGTCTCAATTTGAG gTTGAGATTCAAAATGCAACAAATGGAAGTGAGGATGGTGCTGTTTGTAAGATCCTAAGCTTGAATAGAGTGCGATTGGATCTTATGCTGGAATCATGCATATGGGATCGGAGATTACATGCATTGCTCTCTTCAGAATTTAAGGTGATTGGTTCGGATTTAGTGAAGGAAGATGGCATTTTCAGACAGCCATCAAGCGAGGCTGATACTGGTGTTGAGGAAATTTCTGAATCCGAATTCAAGCAAGATTTTGATGGAAGTGATGACTATCCAATTAAAGAAATACCTATTGATGGAGATGTAGAAGGATCTAATGGAGATAAATCTACACTAACTGTGGCAGAAAATATTGATAGATTGAATGAAAATGGAGCAGGATCCCATGATTTCTTGGTGAAACCCACTTCAGAAGATCATTTTGATTCTCTTGAAGGAAACTCTAAACAGGAAAATCACGATTCAGGTATGGAATTGCAGACTGGTCGCATAATATCGATATCTTCAGACATGGAAGGGGTTGGTTCCGATTCTAATAATTCTTTGAGATTTAAGCATTATCTTTCTATGTTCTCCAACCTGGAAAATGGTAAAGGCTGGGTCTGGGCACCCTTTACAGATATCCGACGTGAATACCTTGAAGATCTCCAGAGAGGATACTTGCCGAAATTTGAATCTTGTAGTAGCTATACTGCAGAGTCTACAGCTCAAAAATTGATCTCTGACGAGGGTTCCAGATTGCACATTCCTCTTGGCATGGATGACTATATTGTGTCTGACTATGAAGATGAATTCTCAAGCATAATAGCCTGTGCTTTGACCCTATTAAAGGATGATGCTGTAGCGACGGAAGATCTGGCAGCGGATGTTCAGAGAGAAAGAGGAATCGATACAAAATCCTTTGAGGGTTCTCAGAGCTTACTGCGAATATTTTCTTTGACAGCCCCTAATTGGTCCTCTTTTGGATCTTTCGATTTGGATAGCATGCATTCTCCTTCTGCATCCATGGGTGATCTACATTCTTCAAGTTTTGATGGTTTAAATTTGTTAGAATCATTAGTCTCCTATGGTGCAAGCCATCCAGAAGTCTCTATGGGTTTGGGGAAATATCCAGGGAAGCGTAAGTACTCTGTTGTATGTGTATACGCAAGCCAGTTCCGTCAGTTGCGGGATCGATGTTGTCCTTCAGAAGTTAGTTATATTGCTTCCCTAAGCCGTTGTAGGTATTGGAATGCTAAAGGTGGAAAGAGTAAGTCTTTTTTTGCAAAAACACTAGATGACAGGTTCATCCTTAAGGAAATCAAGAGGACAGAGTTTGAGTCATTCATGAAGTTCGCCCCAAACTACTTTGACTACATGAATGAGTGCTATGAGAAAGGAAACCAGACATGTCTTGCTAAGATTCTTGGCATCTACCAG GTTGTCATAAGAGCAACAAAGTATGGGAAGGAAACCCGACACGATCTCATAGTGATGGAGAATCTTTCATTTGGTCGACAGATTTCCAAACAGTATGATCTTAAGGGGGCGTTGCATGCTCGATTAACTGCTGGCAATGATGCTGAGGATGTTCTTTTGGATCAAAATTTTGTGAATGATATGAATATATCACCTCTCTATGTCAGCAGGAGATCAAAGCGGAATCTGCAGCGGGCTGTGTATAATGATACTAATTTCCTCAAT TCGATCAACGTGATGGACTACTCTCTTCTGGTAGGAGTGGATACACAGCGTCGCGAATTGGTGGGTGGTATCATAGACTACCTCAGGCAGTATACTTGGGACAAATATCTCGAGAGCTGGGTCAAGTCTTCACTTGTTGTTCCCAAAAATGTGCAGCCAACTATTGTCTCTCCAAGAGAATATAAGAAGAGATTTAGGAAGTTCATAGACACACACTTTTTGAGTGTTCCAGATCACTGGTGTTCCCGGAGATCTTCCAACCCTTGCCAACTCTGCGGTCCTTCCTTAGGAACTGGTTCATTTAAAGCAAGATCCTTTAAGCAAGGCAGTGAAGATGAAGATTCATCCAATGGAGCATCTTGTGAACAAGGGACACATGGAGCTGGTTCTTTGAAATCCCCAGCTCATGGTGAACAAGACGGCCCCTTTTCTTGA